Proteins from a single region of Ogataea parapolymorpha DL-1 chromosome IV, whole genome shotgun sequence:
- a CDS encoding Phosphatidylinositol-3-phosphate-binding protein 2: protein MASHRTTGSLNLQPMNSANYTAAQDGVQDLQSPTNTESVGDKPSFQAAGPTMQPILDMATASLPNEEQQCLTKSEPKEQSSESYQPQPPEPQAVPPAPSLIPPSDPLPEHKNNTPVAQAIPGKPMTLYIDQKSLSESPPPRTKSPFRDSPNIFIKQINDQRRPLYTPAVLRSDSVGQTTAGSETFDVYKPPERPILKSALSSSSLRSLTSITDYFGGFVRGYGGKPAQIEGPTRRHWKPNNSRFSCAKCNRIFHFMTDSRRKHHCRYCGEIFCNDCLKNFVYLDDNAHFTLFGSSEDHLDTKDKKYLCKVCQNCAQKYEVYLKEHTTKNLDLDSNRNTNGKVNTTRRETIANNQNPMPADWDWSSF, encoded by the coding sequence ATGGCCTCGCATAGAACAACGGGCAGTCTAAACCTGCAGCCTATGAACAGCGCAAACTACACAGCAGCCCAAGATGGAGTACAAGATTTGCAAAGTCCTACCAATACTGAGAGTGTGGGAGATAAGCCCAGTTTCCAAGCCGCAGGGCCGACCATGCAGCCGATTCTCGACATGGCGACGGCGTCGCTACCCAACGAAGAGCAGCAATGTTTGACCAAGAGCGAGCCTAAGGAGCAATCATCAGAGTCCTACCAGCCGCAGCCGCCAGAACCACAGGCAGTGCCTCCCGCTCCATCACTCATACCTCCTTCTGATCCATTGCCAGAACATAAAAACAATACCCCTGTGGCTCAAGCCATTCCCGGCAAGCCGATGACTTTATATATTGACCAAAAATCGCTAAGCGAAtcacctcctcctcgaaCGAAATCGCCATTTCGGGACTCACCCAACATCTTTATCAAACAAATCAACGACCAGCGACGCCCATTGTATACGCCTGCTGTCTTGCGCTCAGACAGCGTAGGCCAAACAACCGCGGGAAGTGAAACATTCGATGTCTACAAACCACCCGAACGCCCTATATTGAAATCGGctctttcttcatcatcgctCAGATCGCTCACATCTATCACAGACTATTTTGGGGGCTTTGTCAGAGGCTATGGTGGAAAGCCAGCACAGATAGAAGGGCCTACACGGCGGCATTGGAAACCCAATAATAGCCGGTTCAGTTGTGCCAAATGCAACAGGATTTTCCATTTCATGACAGACAGCCGCAGAAAACACCATTGCCGCTACTGTGGTGAAATTTTTTGCAACGACTGCTTGAAGAACTTTGTCTATCTAGATGACAATGCGCATTTCACCCTATTCGGTAGCTCCGAAGATCATCTGGATACCAAAgacaaaaaatatctttgCAAAGTCTGTCAAAATTGTGCGCAAAAATACGAGGTTTATTTGAAAGAGCACACCACAAAAAACTTGGATCTGGACTCCAATAGAAACACAAACGGCAAAGTCAACACTACAAGAAGGGAAACAATAGCAAACAATCAAAATCCGATGCCTGCTGACTGGGATTGGAGTTCGTTCTGA